The Leishmania major strain Friedlin complete genome, chromosome 10 genome contains the following window.
gtcggcggtggtgttTTCGCCCTCCTGTACGGCCTGCTGCCCGCGAAGGAGGCGTCGGCTGATGTGGCGTGTGCCTTCATCTTCCTGTCGTGCTGGGGCAAGGCCAACGTGGATATCCTGTCCCAGGGCCATTACAGTCGACTGATGCGCGAGAACCCGAAGCCTGGCCCGGCGCTGGTGAGCTGGATCTGGCTCTGGATCATGACCGGCTCGCTCATCGCGACTGTGATGAACGGCCCGCTCGCGGATGCCGGGAAGCCGCAGATCAGCATCTTCGTgtctgccgcgctgcaggccATCACCTGCGTCTTCTACCTGTTCAACTGGTACGGGGAGAAGAAGAACCGCGTGCTGCGCTCCGAGGACGCGCTGTTTATTCTGGAGGAGACCCGCAAGGAGCGTGAGCGCCTGGGTCTCGAGGGGGTGTACGACGGCACGGCGGGTGCGCAGCATGGTGGTGCGGCgaaggggaagaagagcCCGCAGCACTCGCACTCGGATGAGGACGTGGAGGGTGCCGTACGGGACGCCCTCAACGATGGTCAGCGCGACAACGGTGAACTTGTGCAGGACGTCTACGACGACGCGtatgacgacggcgagggggTGGCCGAGGGCGATGTGTACTACGGCaagccgccggtgccgtgcCTGTTCGGGCTGTTCGAGGCAAACACGGAGGTGATTTCGAAGAACTGGAAGATCTTCGTGTACAGCGTCGTCATGACCTGTGCTGTGATCACGATGCTGTGTGCCAACATGCTGGCCGACACGCTGGGCCTCCTGGTTGCGTGCGTCGTTGTGTCGACCATCTGCTGTACCACGTCCTTCTGGGCCCTGCCGCTGGTGATTGCGAAGGCCAACGTGTTTGCATACCTGGATAAGGCTGTTTCCATCCGTGTGGGCGGTCCCCTAAATGCGTTCTACTTGAACACCTACCAGTGCCCTGGCAACCTGCCGAACTTCACCTACACCTTCTACAACACGGTGGCGGGCGTCATCAACACCATCGTTGGTATGATTACCGTGACGCTGTTCAACTTCCTGTTCGCGAAGCATGGCTACCGCCTCACCTTCATTGTGACGACAATCATGCAGGTTATGGGTGGTGTGTTCGACATCATCATTGTGAAGCGGTGGAACCTGTACATTGGCATCCCTGACCACGCCATGTACATCTGGGGTGATGCTGTTGTGGGTGA
Protein-coding sequences here:
- a CDS encoding putative folate/biopterin transporter, encoding MSYKEVAPKREKDAASDAAGIAAVPEAAAAGNDDKYIHPEAASLFARCPCARRVPVFGDAVEGYGLKFIIALGASNLLCKGIADQILTGQTYAMMIDRYGIDVARYQRLSSLSSMGWSIKAFTAMLCDGFAFLGYTKRWYMFISCVGGGVFALLYGLLPAKEASADVACAFIFLSCWGKANVDILSQGHYSRLMRENPKPGPALVSWIWLWIMTGSLIATVMNGPLADAGKPQISIFVSAALQAITCVFYLFNWYGEKKNRVLRSEDALFILEETRKERERLGLEGVYDGTAGAQHGGAAKGKKSPQHSHSDEDVEGAVRDALNDGQRDNGELVQDVYDDAYDDGEGVAEGDVYYGKPPVPCLFGLFEANTEVISKNWKIFVYSVVMTCAVITMLCANMLADTLGLLVACVVVSTICCTTSFWALPLVIAKANVFAYLDKAVSIRVGGPLNAFYLNTYQCPGNLPNFTYTFYNTVAGVINTIVGMITVTLFNFLFAKHGYRLTFIVTTIMQVMGGVFDIIIVKRWNLYIGIPDHAMYIWGDAVVGELVYMLGFMPQIVLLSRLCPRGSESVVYALMAGFARLGRTTASSLGAILLEYGLPVFKTQDDGSRCNYDNLPLLLFVTSMCTPLLAIPLSMILLPKARICDDIDVDGKVVRQAVDKQVAAAPLSSSDSDAVMAAEPLHGNKADEREAARGETVQGKPAGGSEK